The Miscanthus floridulus cultivar M001 chromosome 17, ASM1932011v1, whole genome shotgun sequence genome has a window encoding:
- the LOC136517021 gene encoding cyclic phosphodiesterase-like — protein sequence MDPTDQSPEEVYSVWALPPEPARDRFRRIMEGLRAAYGGPAFQPHATVVGDFRGRRSEAIEVLRAAAAGVQPYTARVTGVARGSFFYQCVYLLLEPTPEVVGSSDHCCAHFGYKRKTPYMPHVSLLYGDLTDEEKEEARKKAEELDKDICGLEFEISELALYRTDTADKSLESWELVEVCHLEKK from the exons ATGGACCCCACCGACCAGTCGCCGGAGGAGGTGTACTCCGTGTGGGCCCTCCCGCCGGAGCCCGCCCGCGACCGTTTCCGCCGCATCATGGAGGGCCTCCGCGCCGCGTATGGCGGCCCCGCCTTCCAGCCGCACGCTACCGTCGTCGGTGACTTCCGCGGCCGCCGCTCGGAAGCCATCGAGGtgctccgcgccgccgccgccggcgtccaACCCTACACTGCCCGTGTCACGGGGGTTGCCCGTGGCAGCTTCTTCTACCAGTGCGTCTACCTCCTCCTCGAGCCCACCCCCGAG GTGGTGGGATCGAGCGATCACTGTTGTGCCCACTTCGGTTACAAGAGAAAAACTC CATACATGCCGCACGTCAGCCTCTTATATGGAGACCTTACAgatgaggagaaggaggaagcaaGGAAGAAGGCAGAGGAGCTGGACAAGGATATCTGTGGATTAGAGTTTGAGATCTCTGAGCTTGCACTTTATAGAACGGATACCGCAGATAAAAGCTTGGAGTCATGGGAATTGGTGGAGGTGTGCCATCTTGAGAAGAAGTGA
- the LOC136518271 gene encoding uncharacterized protein isoform X1, whose translation MAAAAAAFSIREYAGAGGGWRELALRRGRGAAAARGGAAVPVVAWQDEEEEVEVERRMAAKPRKRSVAELFAAVPRVPRGRGGGQQGSGKGKKAAKRKAEKDKGKLVLAVSVKTKKKKKVPAGPGIDVREKEKNSGVKVTSISISKSVQHSIKKREPKNCSSKKKEKQEVSVLLDKKSKKGNRKSVLERHKKDMTNSVQAQSICKNQSKAGFSTVLNTTDMRCKSNSSCKSKHVTFSDGTVKFRRTAHLPEDNTKQPQSVQTFQQPTQEGCDHRNTDEQQLVYQQAEAISGAVETTSSLSENLVPVGVCRTIPLTKPKDITILGNSVDLNHCIETSHGSNCLNSTSLACLSSKVPCQSFKGVDSHLNGDNSLSLDVECLGEQNHMTSQASFNPVSLAAKAISGTITTVMTMSAFLLIHEVNSSRFILVAPCNALA comes from the exons atggcggccgccgccgcggcgttcTCCATCCG GGAGTACGCGGGCGCGGGCGGAGGGTGGCGGGAGCTAGCCCTTCGGCGGGGACGCGGCGCCGCTGCCGCCCGTGGAGGTGCGGCGGTTCCTGTGGTGGCATggcaggacgaggaggaggaagtGGAGGTGGAGAGGAGGATGGCGGCCAAGCCCCGCAAGCGCTCCGTCGCCGAGCTCTTCGCCGCCGTGCCGCGGGTGCCccgaggccgaggcggcggcCAGCAGGGGTCTGGGAAGGGGAAGAAGGCTGCCAAGAGGAAGGCGGAGAAGGACAAGGGAAAGCTAGTGCTCGCTGTCAGTGTTAagaccaagaagaagaaaaaggttcCGGCCGGGCCCGGGATCGATGTAAGAGAAAAG GAGAAAAACAGCGGGGTAAAGGTCACCTCAATTAGCATTTCTAAGTCAGTTCAGCATTCCATAAAAAAGAGGGAGCCCAAGAATTGTTCTTCCAAGAAAAAGGAAAAGCAAGAGGTCTCAGTCTTACTGGACAAGAAAAGTAAGAAGGGAAACAGAAAGTCAGTTTTGGAAAGACACAAAAAGGATATGACAAACAGTGTTCAAGCTCAAAGCATTTGTAAAAACCAGTCAAAAGCAGGTTTTAGCACAGTACTGAATACCACAGATATGAGGTGTAAATCGAATTCTTCTTGCAAATCAAAGCATGTTACCTTTTCTGATGGCACTGTCAAATTTAGAAGGACTGCACATCTACCTGAAGATAATACAAAGCAACCACAATCTGTACAGACATTCCAGCAACCCACTCAGGAAGGTTGTGATCACCGCAATACAGATGAGCAACAATTGGTTTATCAACAAGCAGAAGCTATATCAGGGGCTGTTGAGACTACCAGTTCTTTATCTGAAAATTTAGTGCCAGTTGGTGTTTGCCGTACAATCCCACTTACCAAACCAAAAGATATCACTATACTGGGCAATTCAGTGGATCTGAACCACTGCATAGAAACTTCTCATGGCAGTAACTGTTTGAACTCCACAAGTTTGGCATGCTTATCTAGTAAGGTGCCTTGTCAAAGCTTCAAAGGTGTGGACTCTCATCTGAATGGTGACAATAGCTTAAGTCTTGATGTTGAGTGCCTTGGAGAACAGAACCATATGACTTCACAAGCATCATTTAATCCTGTTAGTTTGGCAGCCAAGGCAATATCAG GAACAATCACAACCGTGATGACTATGTCGGCCTTCCTATTAATTCACGAGGTGAATTCGTCAAGGTTCATCCTGGTGGCACCCTGTAACGCCCTAGCCTGA
- the LOC136518363 gene encoding protein FAR1-RELATED SEQUENCE 8-like, with the protein MDLNKLPPYLDEDFLDAFGLDYVTSNSTFCTQVPAIPKIPQPNDEHVNQQILPSFSEVGHAGLAEASPTVSEEVLSTISEIRLSFEQARIEDRNEGSTANPIVADNELNCARNEVVEEEEEVWSTPQMLHNGLSFASLDEAKEYYNSYAKRTGFSIRTNTSRCSAITRKMQKVQFVCNKEGFGKKRRVAAQLVEAITCYSINDEAEEEDSTQEEGDDQGEKRKKLDKCKKGRGRKCYIQTARRGWWSK; encoded by the coding sequence ATGGATCTTAACAAGCTGCCACCAtatttggatgaagatttcttggaTGCATTTGGTTTGGATTATGTGACCAGCAACTCTACCTTCTGCACTCAAGTGCCTGCAATTCCTAAAATTCCTCAGCCTAATGATGAGCATGTGAACCAGCAGATTTTGCCTAGTTTTTCTGAAGTTGGTCATGCTGGTTTAGCAGAGGCGTCTCCTACAGTTTCAGAAGAGGTTCTTTCTACCATTTCTGAAATCAGATTGTCATTTGAACAAGCAAGGATTGAGGACAGGAATGAAGGTTCTACTGCTAATCCTATAGTTGCTGATAATGAATTGAATTGTGCTAGAAACGAAGTagttgaagaggaggaagaggtgtGGTCTACTCCTCAAATGCTACACAATGGGCTATCTTTTGCATCCTTGGACGAAGCAAAAGAGTACTACAACTCTTATGCAAAGAGAACTGGCTTCTCGATTAGAACAAACACGTCACGCTGCTCTGCAATCACAAGAAAAATGCAGAAGGTCCAGTTCGTGTGCAATAAGGAAGGCTTTGGTAAGAAAAGGAGAGTTGCTGCTCAGCTTGTTGAAGCTATCACTTGCTACTCTATCAATGATGAAGCTGAAGAGGAGGATAGCACACAAGAGGAAGGGGATGATcaaggggagaagaggaagaagcttgaCAAATGTAAGAAAGGAAGAGGGAGAAAATGCTACATACAAACTGCAAGGCGAGgatggtggtcaaaatga
- the LOC136518271 gene encoding uncharacterized protein isoform X2 → MAAKPRKRSVAELFAAVPRVPRGRGGGQQGSGKGKKAAKRKAEKDKGKLVLAVSVKTKKKKKVPAGPGIDVREKEKNSGVKVTSISISKSVQHSIKKREPKNCSSKKKEKQEVSVLLDKKSKKGNRKSVLERHKKDMTNSVQAQSICKNQSKAGFSTVLNTTDMRCKSNSSCKSKHVTFSDGTVKFRRTAHLPEDNTKQPQSVQTFQQPTQEGCDHRNTDEQQLVYQQAEAISGAVETTSSLSENLVPVGVCRTIPLTKPKDITILGNSVDLNHCIETSHGSNCLNSTSLACLSSKVPCQSFKGVDSHLNGDNSLSLDVECLGEQNHMTSQASFNPVSLAAKAISGTITTVMTMSAFLLIHEVNSSRFILVAPCNALA, encoded by the exons ATGGCGGCCAAGCCCCGCAAGCGCTCCGTCGCCGAGCTCTTCGCCGCCGTGCCGCGGGTGCCccgaggccgaggcggcggcCAGCAGGGGTCTGGGAAGGGGAAGAAGGCTGCCAAGAGGAAGGCGGAGAAGGACAAGGGAAAGCTAGTGCTCGCTGTCAGTGTTAagaccaagaagaagaaaaaggttcCGGCCGGGCCCGGGATCGATGTAAGAGAAAAG GAGAAAAACAGCGGGGTAAAGGTCACCTCAATTAGCATTTCTAAGTCAGTTCAGCATTCCATAAAAAAGAGGGAGCCCAAGAATTGTTCTTCCAAGAAAAAGGAAAAGCAAGAGGTCTCAGTCTTACTGGACAAGAAAAGTAAGAAGGGAAACAGAAAGTCAGTTTTGGAAAGACACAAAAAGGATATGACAAACAGTGTTCAAGCTCAAAGCATTTGTAAAAACCAGTCAAAAGCAGGTTTTAGCACAGTACTGAATACCACAGATATGAGGTGTAAATCGAATTCTTCTTGCAAATCAAAGCATGTTACCTTTTCTGATGGCACTGTCAAATTTAGAAGGACTGCACATCTACCTGAAGATAATACAAAGCAACCACAATCTGTACAGACATTCCAGCAACCCACTCAGGAAGGTTGTGATCACCGCAATACAGATGAGCAACAATTGGTTTATCAACAAGCAGAAGCTATATCAGGGGCTGTTGAGACTACCAGTTCTTTATCTGAAAATTTAGTGCCAGTTGGTGTTTGCCGTACAATCCCACTTACCAAACCAAAAGATATCACTATACTGGGCAATTCAGTGGATCTGAACCACTGCATAGAAACTTCTCATGGCAGTAACTGTTTGAACTCCACAAGTTTGGCATGCTTATCTAGTAAGGTGCCTTGTCAAAGCTTCAAAGGTGTGGACTCTCATCTGAATGGTGACAATAGCTTAAGTCTTGATGTTGAGTGCCTTGGAGAACAGAACCATATGACTTCACAAGCATCATTTAATCCTGTTAGTTTGGCAGCCAAGGCAATATCAG GAACAATCACAACCGTGATGACTATGTCGGCCTTCCTATTAATTCACGAGGTGAATTCGTCAAGGTTCATCCTGGTGGCACCCTGTAACGCCCTAGCCTGA
- the LOC136517022 gene encoding protein VERNALIZATION 3-like, which yields MSATDPLVMAHVIQDVLDPFTPTIPLRITYNNRLLLTSAELKPSAVVSKPRVDVGGNDMRAFYTLVLIDPDAPSPSHPSLREYLHWMVTDIPETTSVNFGQELVFYERPDPRSGIHRLVFVLFRQLGRGTVFAPEMRHNFNCRRFARQYHLSVATATYFNCQREGGSGGRRFREE from the exons ATGTCAGCAACCGATCCTTTGGTCATGGCTCATGTCATACAGGATGTGTTGGATCCCTTTACACCAACCATTCCACTAAGAATAACATACAACAATAGGCTACTTCTGACAAGTGCTGAGCTAAAGCCATCTGCGGTTGTAAGTAAACCACGAGTCGATGTCGGTGGCAATGACATGAGGGCTTTCTACACTCTG GTACTGATTGACCCGGACGCTCCAAGTCCAAGCCATCCATCACTAAGGGAGTACTTGCACTG GATGGTGACAGATATTCCTGAAACAACTAGTGTCAACTTTG GCCAAGAGCTAGTATTTTATGAGAGACCGGACCCAAGATCTGGCATCCACAGGCTCGTATTTGTGCTGTTCCGTCAACTTGGCAGGGGGACAGTTTTTGCACCAGAAATGCGCCACAACTTCAACTGCAGAAGATTTGCACGGCAATATCACCTCAGCGTTGCCACTGCTACATATTTCAACTGTCAAAGGGAAGGTGGATCGGGTGGAAGAAGGTTTAGGGAAGAGTAG
- the LOC136518364 gene encoding uncharacterized protein, producing MALTNFILTVVGVGAAVMLLRKDVKQSATIFRRNVRHIRNWLEEESAAAAKSTEQSSVKELESQAAKKDAVPKEDKH from the exons ATGGCGCTCACGAACTTCATCCTCACGGTGGTGGGGGTGGGAGCGGCGGTGATGCTGCTGCGGAAAGACGTGAAGCAGTCGGCCACCATCTTCCGCCGCAACGTGCGCCACATCCGCAACTGGCTCGAGGAGGAGTCCGCCGCAGCCGCCAA ATCTACTGAACAATCTTCAGTGAAGGAGTTGGAGTCCCAAGCTGCCAAGAAAGATGCTGTGCCCAAGGAGGACAAGCATTAA